GTTGCCGCAGAACTGGAAGTAGAGCATGTCGCAGTCGACGTAGCGGTGAAACGCGTCCTGGACGCCGACGACACTTTCGGCGCCGATCCGGTGGTTCTCGTTCTCCAGGAACACCAGCGACTGGTTGGGGACGCTGAGCATGTCGAATGGGCGGAACTTGGGATTGTAGCGAGTGCTGCGGGCCGTATTCATCAGACCCGCCTTCTTCCGTTCGGACCACGCGGCCAAGCCGGGTCTGGGGAAGTCCTTCCACGTGGTCATGAACTCGCCGATGTCCTTCTGCGAGTAGACCTTCTTCTCGGCGGCTTCGATCTGTTCCTTGGTGGCCATGGGCGTCCTCCGAGGCAGGGCGTGCGGCTACGGTTGCGGACGGCGTCCCCCTGCCGTTGTTTGTTCGCGACACGCATGGGACGATACATCACCCGACACGCGGTTGGCAATACGGCCGGTACCAACACCCCGAATACGCCATTCCCCCGCGGAACAGGCTGTGTAAAACCCCATCTGAGAAAGGCAACAACCCCCTGAAACGTCATTCCCGCGGAAGCGGGAATCCAGGAGGGGTGAGGCGGGGAAACGCCGCCGTAGCGCCCCGCCACCGCCCCTGGATTCCCGCTTCCGCGGGAATGACGTTTTGTTACGAAGGGGCGTTGTGAGTTTCGACACAGGCGGTTTCGCAAGAATGTCGATTCGGTTTTTTGGCGGAGGCTGCCGTGGGATTTGACCGCCAGCGTGCAACGCAGTATGTGCAGTGTATCTGCAACTGAACGGCGTCTTCGGGTACCCCCGCAACGCCGCCATGACATTGACTCGTCAGGAGACCTGTATGCGTTTGAAGGACAAGATCGCCATCGTCACAGGGGCCAACGCCGAGTTCGGCAGCATCATCAGCAAGGCGTTCGCCGCCGAGGGGGCCGACGTCGTGTGCGCCGACTGGAAGCAGGAGGACGCGGACGTCGCGGCGGAGCGCGTGCGCGCGGCCGGTCGCGAGGCACTGGCGCTGGGCGTGGACCTGCGGGAGAAGGAGGAGGTCGAGGTCATGGTGCGGCGCACCGTGGAGACCTACGGGCGACTCGACATCCTGGTCAACGCCACGGCGCGCCCGCATCACCAGGAGTTCCTGAACTTCAAGGAAGAGGACTTCGACGACACGCTGGCGCGCGGCGTCAAGCCCTACTTCCTCACCGGGCAGGCCGCGGCCAACGAGATGGTCAAGCGGCGCTACGGCAAGATCGTCAACCTCACCTCCATCGTGGCCAAGCTGGGGCCCGGACAGGCGGTGGACTGGGCCGCCGACCGCGGCGCGGTGGACGGGCTCACGCGCTCCATGGCCCACGCCCTGGGCTTCTGGGGCATCAACGTCAACGGGGTAGCGCGCGGCAATACCCAGCGCCCGCCCTACTCGGAGGGGGTGCTGGAGCGGCTCCGGCGCCTGC
This Deltaproteobacteria bacterium DNA region includes the following protein-coding sequences:
- a CDS encoding SDR family oxidoreductase encodes the protein MRLKDKIAIVTGANAEFGSIISKAFAAEGADVVCADWKQEDADVAAERVRAAGREALALGVDLREKEEVEVMVRRTVETYGRLDILVNATARPHHQEFLNFKEEDFDDTLARGVKPYFLTGQAAANEMVKRRYGKIVNLTSIVAKLGPGQAVDWAADRGAVDGLTRSMAHALGFWGINVNGVARGNTQRPPYSEGVLERLRRLPLGRTEYPEDMGPPTVFLASDDAAYVTGTVLYVDGGYTVAAVTDDRFRPEWAKAGNQGWDPTRGVAE